The DNA window ACTAGCAGACCCTCGATTCTCTTATGATTTGGATTTTGTGCGTGAGTGTGTGGCCCCAGCATTTTTAAATAAGATGATTGCTGGGCTACAGGCATTGATAGAAGAGGGGATTGACTATAGCTGTACTCAGCAAGCATTAGAGGATATTCAAGCCGAAAACTCTCACTTATTCCAATTTTCTAAAGATACAGGGCTGGGTTACAAGTCGGATGCCATCGTCACAGCATTTGACCTGTGGTCACGCCTAGAAAATTGGTACATCGACAACGGTACTTTGTCCTTTGATGAATCCAGCACTGGCAAGGTAAAAGCGATTTGGCAGGAACAGTCCAAGCCGAGTGATAAAACAGTTAAGGCGATTAACCAAGTCATAGCCAGATTTAAAACACTATTCCCCAAAGCCAAGTTAGTAACCGTCCCCCACCCATCCGGGAAACGGAAGTTACAGGCACTGCAAGGAATTAGTTTTAATGATGTGCCAATGTCAATAACTGACACACCCATAGCAATAAGCTCTAATTCCACAGCAGATCCACCCCAACTGCCACACCAAGAAATCCTTAGAAATCAAGACTTCCACACCAACCACACCAGTTTAGGAGATTTAGAAAAAAAATCAACTACGGAATTAAACACCTCGTCAAACATTGACTTAAACATTGAATTAAACACTGACTCGTCAGACCAAAATCAAATCACTCACACCAATGTTTCACCTGCTAATAAGGAGAATGACTCTAAATTGGTGTGGGTGGTGTGCGATAACGTGGCACCAAGCACTACAGCAGATTTAGGTGGTGTGTCAACTGCTGTGCCAGATGAGCTTATTGCTATGCCAAACAGCTTATTGACAATGGAAGTGGCAGAGGAGCAAGCGATCGATGATTTAGCAGGAGTCTGTCCACAAGGTGATGTGGCGGTGTTACAGCAAGAAACCAATGTTCAACAGGAACAAGAGCCGAATGGTGACACCTGTGACACCCTCCTCAATGCAGGTGGAACGGATGAAGTTATCGCTAATGCTGAACTGATTAGGGAGAGCATTGAAGATCAGTCGTGGGAGATGATTGATGAACTGTTAGAAGAGTGGACTGATGAATTTAAATCTGCTGTTTGGAAAGAGTTGACACCAGAAGAACGCAAGACAGTTAAACAACTAAAGCGAGGTAACACCAATGAATGAGCCTGTTAATTCTCCACGAGTCTTAAAAATGCACCCGGAGATGGGATATTTGGCTGATGAACAGATGGATGCAGATCGTGAATGGTTTTTTCATCATCCCTTCGCCACCAAGTATTACCGCAAGCCTTTTGAATCGGAAGTAATAGAGTTTTGTGAACTTGAACCAGGACGAAAACTCAAAAAAATCCTGGTAACAAAGGTGAGTGAAGGCGCAAGATCCAGAAGACCGATTTTTTATGATGCCTAACTCAGATGGAAAACCATGAATATAAGGCTGCTAACAGGAATGGCACTAAGAAAAAGCTGAAAGGTTTGCCTGGAGTGGGTGTGGGAGGTGTGGGAGGTGTGGGAGGTAGTGTGTTGCTCCCAAGCGATAGATGCCGCACCCATTCTCTATTCCTCCTCATTCTCCCCACACTCCCCACACTCCCCACACCTCCCACACTCAAAAGCCTTACAAATAATGGATTCGCCGTTATCTTAGTGCCATTCGCTGCTAACAGCAATACCTGTCTCCATTAAAATCAATTTCGATTTGATGCCATTAAGAGAAATTTTCCTTATGCGTCAATAATCTCAACGTTCAGCTTGAGGATGATGTTAATAGTGCCCCATCATTCAAGGTTGGCTTATGCGTTGTGTCTGAAAATTTCCCTTTTTTGGGAAGTATAAAGTAGATAAGGAGAGCATTAAAGCACTCAGTTGAGCTTATGAAGCTGCGAGACTATCAGGAGATTTGTAAAGCGAAAATTGAAGCCAACTGGCGCAAAGGTAGTCACAAGCAATTAGCTGTGATGCCAACAGGCGCAGGCAAGACAGTTTTATTTGCTGCACTGGCTAGCGAATTTACTCGTAAAAACCAAGGAGTGTTAGTCGTAGCCCACCGAGAAGAACTAATTATCCAAGCTGCCGAGAAGCTGGCAGCAGCAACCGGAATTATTCCAGGAATCATCAAAGCTGGATATAAACCGAATGTTGATGCACCAATTCAAGTTGGCAGTATTCAAACTTTGGCACGTCGTCAAAAATATCCCGAAGCTAATTTAATCATCATTGATGAAGCACACCACGCGGCATCAAACAGCTATCGTCAATTGATTGCTCAGTATCCAGATGCCCAAATTTTAGGAGTGACCGCAACCCCCCAAAGAATTGATGGTTATGGTTTTGAGGACTTGTTTGAAAAACTGGTTGTTGGTGCTACAACTGGGCAGTTGATAGCAGAGGGACACTTGTGTAAATTCAAAATGATTGGGGGTTTTGCCAAACTGGGATTGTTCACCCCAAAGGGTAGAGATTTTACAATCAAAGAATTAGAACGGGCTGCAACCAAGATAAAACCTGAAGATGTGGTGAAATGCTGGCAAGATTATTGTTTTGGGAAAAAAACTGTTGTCTTTGCAGTTAACGTGTCTCATAGTCAGGCGATAGCCGAACAGTTTCAAAAAAACGGCATAGCTGCGGAGCATCTCGATGGGGAAACACCCACGGGTGAACGCAAAGCGATTTTAGAAAGATTTAGAACAGGTTCAACGCAGATCATAAGCAACTGTGGGATATTAACCGAGGGCTTTGATTGCCCAGACATTGATGTGGTGCAATGTGCTAGACCTACAACTTCAATTAGCTTGTGGCTACAAATGCTTGGGCGTGCGCTGCGACCATCTCCAGGTAAGGAGTATGCGATTTTAGTTGACCAGACTGACAATTGGTATAGGCTGGGTACACCTGACCAACATCGGCATTGGAGCCTCAAGCCAGAATCAGTAGATAAGAATTCGCCAGGAGTACGCAATTGTGGGTACTGCCATCACGTTTTCAAGCCGATGGAGGCAAGAATCACTAGCAAAGTGGTCTGGAATCCTCGGAGTGAAACTTTTGAAACCCTCTTAACTACACCGTGCCCCAATTGCAGTAAACCTGTAACTTGGCAACTAATTTCAAGCAGTGATATTACCCCGAATCAGGAGAAGAAAGAGGAATTTGATCTAGAGGTGGAGTACCGGGAAATTCCTTCAGAATGTCGGTTCGAGATCCTTGAGCAGATAGTGAAAATTCGCAAATTAGGCAGTAGATTCAAGAATCTCCCAAACCGGGAAAAAAAGTTTATCCATTCGTTAACTGAACTGATCCATCAACAATCTGATATTCAGCTAGCAGAAATTAGAGTAGCACTAGATATTCTAGAAATTGGTTTTTCACCGACAGAAATTTTGGCTCATGCGCTTTTAGTTCCCTTGTGCCAATTAGCGGCATATAACAATTGGTATCAGATAGAGAGGCTGATGAAGGGTAGGACAGGAGATATTAAAAAGCTGATCTGGGATATGTTACCTAAGCACTACCAGAAGAAAATACACCAGCTAAAAAAGGATCTTGCTGAAAAACCAACGCCATCAGCGATCTTATCCCAGGTAACTTTCAAAGTAGGTGATCCGGTAGCCGCCGCCGCGACTAACGATTTGAAATACTTGTGGCACGGTGTAGTCGAGGAGGTTTCGGACGACGGCTCAGAGGTGTTTGTTTTTTGGCAGTCAAGCCAAGGAACAGCCACAAGTTCTTATGAGATACATGAGGCATCTTACTTGCGTCGGCTTTTTATCTAGAAGATTGTTGACCACTATCGTATTGAGGTGTGCGGTAGAGAGTTCGTCTGAAAAAACTTCGCATACGAACTAAAAACTTACCCCAATGGCAGAATTATGGCAAAAAAAAGGAATTTCATCAAACTGGCTAAATTATGGCATTTCAATGGCATTTGAATGGCAAATTTCTGGCATTTCAATGGAATTTTAAAAACTCATTTCTCAACAAGCTCAGACTGTTGAGAAATGGATGTAGTTTTGGCAGAATTATGGCATTTGAATGGCATCTCAATGGCACACCAATGGCAAATCAATGGAAAATGACAGAAATTCTGCATTTTTAACTATCACAGTGATATTATGCTCCGAGAAAAGAATAATATCATTTTTTGACGCACAGTACGCCATCTTTGGCGGAAAGTTTTTTTGAGCGAAAAGTGACGATTTAAGTAAATTTCAAATCACTTGAATCAAAATTAACTACTAAAAAACTACTTTTATGCTACAAGGTGGGACTGTACAGTTCACTACTAGAACGCCAACTTTTAAAGACTCAATTCATCATCCTGCTCCTGCTGTTGCTGTTGCTGCTGCTGTTGCCTTAACTGCTGCCCATAATCGAGTAGCTGCTGATTCCAATCGTCAGCTTTGCACTTGAGGCGCTTGGACTGTGGCAGTAGTTCCTTGGTAGCCCGTGCAGCTGCATTGCCAGCATCATCCGAGTCAAAAGCCACTTGTACATTAGGAATATTCTGCAATTGCTCTACTGGTAAGCTTTTGGGATTATCTACCGCCATGTACAAAGTTCTATTGGGTGGCACGTCGCCTAAGCGCTGATATTCCAACATGGCAAAAGACACGGCATCAATGGGCGATTTTAAAAGCACCACTTTCTCTACAGGTGAAGTTGGCTGTCCGCCTAAGCGAAAGTAAAACCAGCCCTCACGCCGCTTAGTCCCTTTCTCGTAACCTTTGAAAGTGTTGTTTTCTCCCCGTGTCCCCCGCAGAAATGCTCCTAATGCCTGGGGTTCTTCGCTAAGATTCCGCATGACGAACACAGCGTTTTGTTGGGCATCAGCGTAAACCAGCCCCCTCTTACGCAGAACTTCCACAAAGTTTTCAGGTATTCCCCGCTTCTGGGTGAGGTAGTTGTAAACCTCTATCCACTTGCTTTTATCCTCAACTGGTAGCCTGAATTTGTCGCGTGGTTCTAACTGGATAATTTCAGCAGTCACTTGACGACTTTTTGCGATCGCTGCCCCAATAGCCCCAGCTTCACCAAATCGCTCATGTAACCAGACGACCGCCTGCCGTACATTGCAATTGTTAACGTGCATCACCAAGTCAATCGCACCACCTGATCCCTTCTGCTGTTCGGGTGCAAAGTCGTAGAATTTGGGCCCATCTATATTAATGATGTGTCCGTGACCCTTCCATTTTCCTTCCTCGTGGTGTAGCCCCAACTCCCAGGCGACATCCTCTAAGGCCAAGTCGCGCAGTTGTTGGGTTTTCAATTCCAGCTCGCGCACAATTTCTTCTAGCCGTTCTCGTTCCTTCTCGCTGGCTCTTGCCCGTTGCTCTGCCCTCTCCAATCGCTCTGCCATAAAGGAACGGTCAGCCAGTTGGTGGTTAATCGCTTGAAAGTGTTCATCAGACTGAATCCTGGCAACGTAATTTCTAGCTGATTCAAATGGTGTGGGTGCTAAATGGTTATTTGTAATGACTGCGGTCAGTGGTTCACTGTTAACGGCTTGGTAATATTCCTTTACTTTGGTGTGGGTTGCCTTACTGCCTGGTGCGAAAATACGCCCAAAAGCACCTCTAGGGTACATAACGACAGTCGTTTGACAGTCATCGGGGTTTTGGACAATGACTGTCAAACGACTGTCGTT is part of the Nostoc commune NIES-4072 genome and encodes:
- a CDS encoding DUF3991 and TOPRIM domain-containing protein yields the protein MTVIVQNPDDCQTTVVMYPRGAFGRIFAPGSKATHTKVKEYYQAVNSEPLTAVITNNHLAPTPFESARNYVARIQSDEHFQAINHQLADRSFMAERLERAEQRARASEKERERLEEIVRELELKTQQLRDLALEDVAWELGLHHEEGKWKGHGHIINIDGPKFYDFAPEQQKGSGGAIDLVMHVNNCNVRQAVVWLHERFGEAGAIGAAIAKSRQVTAEIIQLEPRDKFRLPVEDKSKWIEVYNYLTQKRGIPENFVEVLRKRGLVYADAQQNAVFVMRNLSEEPQALGAFLRGTRGENNTFKGYEKGTKRREGWFYFRLGGQPTSPVEKVVLLKSPIDAVSFAMLEYQRLGDVPPNRTLYMAVDNPKSLPVEQLQNIPNVQVAFDSDDAGNAAARATKELLPQSKRLKCKADDWNQQLLDYGQQLRQQQQQQQQQEQDDELSL
- a CDS encoding DEAD/DEAH box helicase, whose protein sequence is MKLRDYQEICKAKIEANWRKGSHKQLAVMPTGAGKTVLFAALASEFTRKNQGVLVVAHREELIIQAAEKLAAATGIIPGIIKAGYKPNVDAPIQVGSIQTLARRQKYPEANLIIIDEAHHAASNSYRQLIAQYPDAQILGVTATPQRIDGYGFEDLFEKLVVGATTGQLIAEGHLCKFKMIGGFAKLGLFTPKGRDFTIKELERAATKIKPEDVVKCWQDYCFGKKTVVFAVNVSHSQAIAEQFQKNGIAAEHLDGETPTGERKAILERFRTGSTQIISNCGILTEGFDCPDIDVVQCARPTTSISLWLQMLGRALRPSPGKEYAILVDQTDNWYRLGTPDQHRHWSLKPESVDKNSPGVRNCGYCHHVFKPMEARITSKVVWNPRSETFETLLTTPCPNCSKPVTWQLISSSDITPNQEKKEEFDLEVEYREIPSECRFEILEQIVKIRKLGSRFKNLPNREKKFIHSLTELIHQQSDIQLAEIRVALDILEIGFSPTEILAHALLVPLCQLAAYNNWYQIERLMKGRTGDIKKLIWDMLPKHYQKKIHQLKKDLAEKPTPSAILSQVTFKVGDPVAAAATNDLKYLWHGVVEEVSDDGSEVFVFWQSSQGTATSSYEIHEASYLRRLFI